In Coprothermobacter sp., one DNA window encodes the following:
- a CDS encoding adenylosuccinate synthase — translation MKRVAVVGAQWGDEGKGKVVNYFAKDFDWIVRFAGGANAGHTIYVKDKKYINHLLPCILPDGAGRGFLGAGMVVDLEQLVAELEVLAKDFPGVGARFAVDPEVFLVLPWHKQQDQLLEAMRAEPIGTTGRGIGPAYTDKASREGIKLCHLFDEKMLMERLENSWTIKQNLYRGQLSMPPAELSGLLMRQRDRLLELGVQVTGAVDMAHIFRSTSVLFEGAQGVLLDLDFGTYPFVTSGSCMAHGVSSVGFSTFELDDVAGVLKAYTTRVGEGPFPSEDNTDVAQGIRERGKEYGATTGRPRRVGWLDLPALRYAAIRSGLTSFVITKADVLNGLKTVRVCTGYRIGGVVRDVPSTSHDFFVAEPAYQELPGWRTTDDVNFLKYMTFIEEQVGVPITYISYGPHTEEMETKSRLIMNI, via the coding sequence ATGAAACGTGTCGCAGTGGTCGGCGCCCAGTGGGGTGACGAAGGCAAGGGCAAGGTCGTCAACTATTTCGCCAAGGACTTCGATTGGATTGTCCGCTTCGCAGGAGGCGCCAACGCAGGCCATACTATCTATGTCAAGGACAAGAAGTACATCAATCACCTGTTGCCATGCATCCTGCCCGACGGAGCAGGCCGCGGTTTTCTTGGGGCCGGCATGGTCGTCGATCTGGAGCAACTTGTGGCGGAGCTTGAGGTGCTGGCAAAGGATTTCCCTGGCGTAGGCGCCCGGTTCGCCGTCGACCCCGAAGTCTTCCTAGTCCTGCCCTGGCACAAGCAGCAGGACCAGCTGCTGGAAGCGATGCGCGCTGAGCCCATCGGCACGACGGGCCGCGGCATCGGACCAGCCTACACCGACAAGGCGTCGCGCGAAGGCATCAAGCTGTGTCATCTGTTTGATGAGAAGATGCTGATGGAACGTCTGGAGAACTCCTGGACGATCAAGCAGAACCTGTACCGGGGCCAGCTTTCCATGCCACCCGCAGAGCTTTCCGGCCTCCTCATGCGTCAACGGGACCGGTTGCTGGAGCTGGGAGTTCAGGTTACCGGGGCGGTCGACATGGCGCACATCTTCCGCAGTACGTCGGTATTGTTCGAAGGAGCGCAGGGGGTCCTGCTCGACTTGGACTTCGGGACGTATCCGTTTGTCACCTCGGGGTCCTGCATGGCCCACGGTGTCTCGTCGGTCGGGTTCTCCACCTTCGAGCTGGACGACGTGGCCGGCGTCCTCAAGGCATACACGACCCGTGTGGGAGAGGGGCCGTTTCCCAGTGAGGACAATACGGACGTGGCACAGGGCATTCGCGAGCGGGGAAAGGAATACGGCGCCACGACCGGCCGCCCACGCCGTGTTGGGTGGCTGGATCTGCCGGCGTTGCGGTATGCCGCCATCCGGTCGGGACTCACCAGTTTTGTCATCACCAAGGCCGACGTGCTCAATGGGCTGAAGACCGTCCGGGTGTGCACCGGCTACCGTATCGGCGGGGTCGTGCGCGACGTCCCATCGACCTCACATGACTTCTTCGTCGCCGAACCCGCCTATCAGGAGTTGCCTGGCTGGCGCACGACGGATGACGTCAACTTCCTCAAGTACATGACCTTCATCGAAGAACAGGTCGGCGTGCCCATCACGTACATCTCCTACGGCCCCCACACGGAGGAGATGGAGACCAAGAGTCGGCTCATCATGAACATCTGA
- a CDS encoding dihydroorotate dehydrogenase: MWRGVVQGLPCPQARRQCGTGLLRRAGVPRGGGVVDMAGLTVSVAGLDFVSPVIIPAGPGGFGTELREHYDLTALGAFTPKTVTPLARIGNPPPRLVDTGFGLINSIGLQNPGIAAFLDTVYPTLMPFPTHLFLSIAGETVNEFEDMARTLAGVEGFDLLELNLSCPNVEASCGVIGTNPQAIRDVVMAVRHAFPDRPIAAKLPFEVPDVLGIVHACEQAGVDVLTLFNCPQAARFDVATGKPFLARVTGGFSGPALKPLTLAKLLVVRSLTHLPIIGMGGAWTADDVLEFRCAGADLVGMGLHTLQDPAEVCAIARNLRP, encoded by the coding sequence ATGTGGCGAGGGGTTGTGCAAGGGCTGCCCTGTCCGCAGGCGAGACGGCAGTGTGGCACTGGTCTGCTCCGACGGGCCGGTGTTCCCCGAGGGGGAGGTGTCGTGGACATGGCAGGACTGACAGTTTCTGTTGCCGGTCTCGATTTCGTGAGTCCGGTCATCATCCCTGCAGGTCCCGGTGGTTTCGGGACCGAGCTGCGCGAACACTACGACCTTACGGCCCTGGGCGCGTTCACGCCCAAGACAGTCACGCCCCTTGCCCGCATCGGCAATCCGCCGCCACGTCTGGTGGACACCGGGTTCGGTCTCATCAACTCCATCGGGTTGCAGAACCCTGGGATCGCGGCGTTCCTGGACACGGTGTACCCGACGCTGATGCCGTTTCCGACACATCTGTTTCTCTCGATCGCGGGCGAGACCGTAAACGAGTTTGAGGACATGGCGCGGACGCTTGCCGGCGTCGAGGGGTTCGACCTTCTCGAGCTCAATCTCTCCTGTCCCAACGTGGAAGCGTCGTGTGGTGTCATCGGGACCAATCCACAAGCCATCCGTGATGTGGTGATGGCGGTGCGCCACGCCTTCCCGGACAGGCCTATCGCCGCCAAGCTGCCCTTCGAGGTCCCCGATGTGCTGGGGATCGTGCACGCATGCGAGCAGGCAGGCGTCGACGTTCTCACACTGTTCAACTGTCCCCAGGCCGCGCGCTTCGATGTGGCGACAGGGAAGCCGTTCCTTGCCCGGGTCACCGGAGGGTTCTCGGGCCCTGCGCTCAAGCCTCTGACCCTCGCCAAGCTCCTGGTTGTCCGTTCCCTGACACACCTCCCCATCATCGGGATGGGCGGAGCGTGGACTGCCGATGATGTGTTGGAGTTCCGGTGCGCCGGGGCCGATCTGGTGGGCATGGGACTGCATACCCTGCAGGACCCGGCGGAGGTCTGCGCCATCGCAAGGAACCTCAGGCCATAG
- a CDS encoding phosphoribosylamine--glycine ligase: MDILIVGSGGREHALAWKIRQSPLVERVWVAPGNAGIATCATCVPLHSDDTTGLAEFALQHGVGLVIVGPEEPLTKGIADVLRARGLLVVGPGGAGARLEGSKSFAKGFCERHEIPTARGIRCEDAGAALAHMGDLGFPVVVKADGLAAGKGVIIATTQGEAVTAVQSLAGRGPLLLEEFLRGRECSLLFLCDGKTVVPFAPARDYKRAGDGDMGLNTGGMGSFSSVPDVTSAVQRDAYEHIALGVLAGLADEQIDYRGVLYVGCMVTREGLKVLEFNCRFGDPETQVLMPRIQGDLVPALVACAEGRLADARLEWRDETVVCVQMVSRGYPAAPVTGMTIRGLDTVPQDVLVFHGGTRQQDGRLVTAGGRVLGVTAIGATMAEARTRAYAGVSTIHFEGAQWRTDIASGMDATREGEQT; the protein is encoded by the coding sequence ATGGATATCCTCATCGTTGGCAGTGGTGGAAGGGAACATGCGCTGGCATGGAAGATCCGCCAGAGTCCCCTGGTAGAACGTGTCTGGGTGGCACCCGGCAACGCGGGTATCGCCACATGTGCGACCTGTGTCCCGCTGCATTCGGACGACACGACCGGGCTGGCCGAGTTTGCCCTGCAGCACGGGGTCGGCCTGGTGATCGTCGGGCCGGAGGAGCCACTCACGAAGGGCATTGCCGACGTCCTTCGCGCTCGGGGTCTGCTGGTCGTTGGTCCAGGAGGAGCGGGGGCACGGCTCGAAGGGAGCAAATCCTTCGCCAAGGGATTCTGCGAACGACACGAGATCCCGACCGCTCGTGGAATCCGTTGCGAAGATGCGGGGGCTGCGCTGGCGCACATGGGTGACCTGGGGTTTCCGGTCGTCGTGAAGGCGGACGGCTTGGCCGCCGGCAAGGGGGTCATCATCGCGACAACCCAGGGGGAGGCAGTGACGGCCGTCCAGAGTCTGGCTGGCCGAGGTCCGTTGCTGCTCGAGGAGTTTCTCAGGGGTCGCGAGTGTTCCCTGCTGTTCCTCTGTGATGGGAAGACTGTCGTGCCGTTCGCACCCGCGCGCGACTACAAGCGCGCAGGGGACGGCGACATGGGACTCAACACGGGTGGCATGGGCAGCTTCTCTTCGGTGCCGGACGTGACGTCTGCGGTCCAGCGTGACGCGTATGAGCATATTGCGCTGGGCGTGCTCGCAGGACTCGCGGACGAGCAGATCGACTACCGCGGAGTCCTGTATGTGGGTTGCATGGTGACGCGGGAGGGTCTCAAGGTTCTGGAGTTCAACTGTCGGTTCGGCGACCCGGAGACCCAGGTCCTCATGCCGAGGATCCAAGGGGACTTGGTGCCGGCGCTGGTGGCGTGCGCTGAGGGACGCCTGGCGGATGCGCGGCTGGAATGGCGGGACGAGACAGTTGTCTGCGTCCAGATGGTCTCCCGGGGGTACCCGGCGGCGCCGGTCACGGGCATGACCATACGTGGCCTGGACACAGTTCCGCAGGACGTCCTGGTGTTTCACGGCGGGACACGGCAGCAGGATGGTCGACTGGTGACAGCGGGAGGCCGGGTGCTGGGGGTCACGGCCATCGGCGCGACCATGGCCGAAGCGCGCACGCGGGCATATGCGGGCGTCAGCACCATCCACTTTGAGGGCGCGCAGTGGCGCACAGATATCGCGTCCGGAATGGACGCAACAAGGGAAGGTGAGCAGACATGA
- a CDS encoding NAD-dependent dihydroorotate dehydrogenase B electron transfer subunit: MTDVIVRRMSFSADRSLLLIAVDWRVGARPGQFVMLKVGDWPVVPRPFSICAQDREAGTTSFLIRRKGLLWDQLLRLQPGATVQIKGPLGNGFPDLSAPLLVGGGCGVAPLLFVAATRPVAGFYAGVASAAEQAFLAPLLPAGTVVTVNPQFVTDAFLADRCAGPVFACGPSPMLRVLADGYQDGPIWVSLEERMACGEGLCKGCPVRRRDGSVALVCSDGPVFPEGEVSWTWQD; encoded by the coding sequence GTGACAGACGTTATTGTCCGGCGGATGTCGTTTTCCGCTGACCGTTCTCTGCTGCTGATTGCAGTGGACTGGCGCGTGGGCGCGCGTCCCGGCCAGTTTGTGATGCTCAAGGTGGGGGACTGGCCTGTCGTCCCCCGTCCATTCTCGATCTGCGCGCAGGACCGCGAGGCCGGCACGACGAGCTTCCTCATCCGGCGCAAAGGACTGCTGTGGGATCAGCTCCTGCGGCTTCAGCCGGGCGCGACGGTTCAGATCAAGGGGCCGCTGGGCAACGGGTTTCCTGACTTATCCGCGCCGCTCCTTGTCGGGGGAGGGTGTGGTGTGGCACCGCTGTTGTTCGTGGCGGCGACACGCCCGGTGGCCGGGTTCTACGCCGGGGTCGCGAGTGCTGCAGAACAGGCCTTCCTGGCCCCCCTCCTCCCGGCCGGGACGGTGGTCACGGTGAACCCGCAGTTCGTGACCGATGCATTTCTGGCAGACCGCTGTGCAGGTCCGGTGTTCGCCTGCGGTCCATCACCCATGCTGCGCGTGCTTGCAGACGGCTACCAAGACGGTCCCATCTGGGTCTCCCTGGAGGAGCGCATGGCATGTGGCGAGGGGTTGTGCAAGGGCTGCCCTGTCCGCAGGCGAGACGGCAGTGTGGCACTGGTCTGCTCCGACGGGCCGGTGTTCCCCGAGGGGGAGGTGTCGTGGACATGGCAGGACTGA
- a CDS encoding adenylosuccinate lyase, with amino-acid sequence MIERYALPPVRDLWTEQAQYERWLEVECAVTAAYEELGVAPAGTAKRVRDAAVLDVEDIHAIEATVDHDVIAFIKSATRDMGDDARFFHLGMTSSDVVDTALGIALKRSGQLVLAQLGELRSVLAGQASRFRTTVTVGRTHGVHAEPTSFGLKFLSWLAETERNEERLAAAADGVACGKISGAVGNYANIDPRVEDIALKSLGLRRAKCSTQIVPRDQHAAFMAALALVGAQVERMATEVRLLQRTEVREAQEPFKVGQRGSSAMPHKKNPIVCERLCGMARLLRGYMTAAFEDVALWQERDISHSSVERVILPDGVMTAYYMLDRVIWLMRGLVVDAEAMQATFAASHGLVYSQRVMLALVRGGMSREDAYALVQRLALTAWNGGADFHELCLAEPRITTLMTPAELDALFDPQYYLRNIGPVYARFGLDNAKEEQS; translated from the coding sequence ATGATCGAACGGTATGCACTTCCGCCGGTCCGGGACCTCTGGACCGAGCAGGCGCAATACGAGCGCTGGCTTGAGGTCGAATGCGCGGTCACTGCAGCGTATGAGGAACTAGGTGTGGCGCCTGCCGGAACAGCAAAGCGCGTCCGGGACGCGGCAGTGCTCGACGTGGAGGACATCCACGCTATCGAGGCGACCGTCGACCACGACGTCATCGCGTTTATCAAGTCGGCCACCCGTGACATGGGGGACGACGCCCGGTTCTTTCACCTGGGGATGACTTCATCGGACGTCGTGGACACGGCGCTGGGCATTGCGCTCAAGCGGTCGGGCCAGCTCGTCCTTGCCCAGCTGGGCGAACTGAGGAGCGTCCTGGCCGGGCAGGCATCGCGCTTCCGGACGACGGTGACGGTTGGCCGTACGCACGGCGTCCACGCCGAACCGACTTCCTTCGGACTCAAGTTCCTGTCCTGGCTCGCCGAGACGGAACGCAACGAGGAGCGGCTGGCGGCGGCTGCAGATGGAGTGGCCTGTGGCAAGATTTCGGGCGCAGTCGGCAACTATGCCAACATTGACCCGCGTGTTGAGGACATTGCTCTCAAGAGCCTGGGGCTGCGGCGGGCGAAATGCTCTACCCAGATTGTCCCGCGCGACCAGCACGCGGCATTTATGGCTGCTCTCGCCCTGGTGGGCGCCCAGGTCGAGCGCATGGCGACTGAGGTCCGGCTTCTGCAGCGCACCGAAGTGCGCGAGGCGCAGGAACCGTTTAAGGTCGGCCAACGGGGTTCGTCCGCCATGCCCCACAAGAAGAACCCCATCGTCTGTGAGCGCCTCTGTGGCATGGCGCGTCTGCTGAGGGGCTACATGACGGCGGCCTTTGAGGACGTGGCACTCTGGCAGGAGCGTGACATCTCACACTCGTCGGTGGAGCGGGTCATCCTGCCCGACGGAGTCATGACCGCCTACTACATGCTCGATCGCGTCATCTGGCTGATGCGTGGGCTCGTCGTGGATGCTGAGGCGATGCAGGCGACGTTTGCTGCGTCGCATGGTCTCGTCTATTCGCAGCGTGTCATGCTGGCGCTGGTGCGTGGCGGGATGAGTCGCGAGGACGCATACGCGCTCGTACAGCGTCTGGCGCTGACGGCATGGAACGGCGGCGCGGACTTTCACGAGCTCTGCCTGGCGGAACCACGCATCACCACGCTGATGACACCGGCAGAACTGGATGCGCTCTTTGACCCGCAGTACTACCTGAGGAACATCGGCCCCGTCTATGCGCGGTTCGGCTTGGACAATGCAAAGGAGGAACAATCATGA
- a CDS encoding GNAT family N-acetyltransferase, translating into MYTGKITIKETDQSDLPNVMRLWNDGDVMFYVGFPKGLGVTLERLQKWLNWVNQDIFRRHYSIYAEDIGYCGETYYEIDREHDVAILDIKVLPEAHGKGIAAYALSYSIDQVFRHNLATKAYVDPHPDNKKAWKLYAKLGFVSKPRPEFLPEGPTYLEVTPDTFRSACRTTPSSLSGVAGES; encoded by the coding sequence ATGTACACAGGCAAGATCACAATCAAAGAAACGGATCAATCAGACTTGCCGAATGTCATGAGGCTATGGAACGACGGCGACGTAATGTTCTACGTCGGCTTTCCGAAGGGTCTAGGCGTTACGCTTGAGCGCCTCCAGAAATGGTTGAATTGGGTCAATCAGGATATCTTCCGCAGACATTACAGTATCTACGCTGAAGACATCGGGTATTGCGGCGAGACATATTATGAGATCGATCGTGAACATGATGTGGCAATACTGGATATCAAAGTTCTCCCGGAAGCACATGGCAAAGGAATCGCTGCATATGCTTTGAGTTATTCAATTGATCAGGTATTCCGCCACAATCTGGCTACGAAGGCGTATGTTGACCCTCATCCCGACAACAAGAAGGCATGGAAACTCTATGCGAAGCTGGGCTTCGTCAGCAAGCCAAGGCCCGAGTTTCTTCCAGAGGGCCCAACGTATTTGGAGGTCACTCCAGATACCTTCAGAAGCGCCTGCCGGACAACACCAAGTAGCTTATCGGGCGTGGCCGGCGAAAGTTAA
- the purH gene encoding bifunctional phosphoribosylaminoimidazolecarboxamide formyltransferase/inosine monophosphate cyclohydrolase (involved in de novo purine biosynthesis): protein MKRRAIISVSDKTGVVDLARRLVSMGWEIVSTGGTAASLAAEGVPVTAVSDVTGFPECLDGRVKTLHPAVHAGILARRDIPAHMEQIAKLGVVPVDLVVVNLYPFRQTVERPGVTWDEAVEQVDIGGPSLIRAAAKNSAAVTVVVDPADYDRVLAEFERDGDISEATRRELAARAFRHTAAYDAFIAGWFGGQLGVRFPEQLTLTWDRRQELRYGENPHQAAALYVDPIPAAGSVTAAQQLNGKELSFNNIGDADAALACLTEFSKDMPTVVAVKHGIPCGVGTGPDLMTAWRKARDGDPVSIFGGVVVANGTVEAPLAAEMAELFLEIILAPGYTEGALDILRRKKNLRVLQVTAATLGQDEVALRDVCGGLLVQNRDALLLKDEPRVVTVSRPTAEEQADLLLAWRVVKHVRSNAIVLVKGEGTIGVGGGQTNRIWALQNAIRQATTPPLGAVLASDGFFPFADSVQAAAAAGIRAIIQPGGSVRDAESIAAADEAGIAMLFTDMRHFQH from the coding sequence ATGAAACGACGCGCAATCATCAGTGTGTCAGACAAGACGGGCGTGGTTGACCTGGCCCGGCGTCTCGTGAGCATGGGATGGGAGATCGTGAGTACCGGCGGGACTGCCGCCAGTCTTGCGGCGGAAGGGGTCCCGGTGACGGCGGTCAGTGACGTGACCGGTTTTCCCGAGTGCCTGGACGGGCGCGTCAAGACCCTGCACCCGGCGGTGCATGCCGGCATCCTTGCGCGCAGGGACATACCCGCGCACATGGAGCAGATCGCGAAACTCGGTGTGGTCCCCGTGGACCTCGTCGTGGTGAACCTTTATCCGTTCCGTCAGACGGTCGAGCGCCCCGGCGTCACGTGGGACGAAGCCGTGGAACAGGTGGACATCGGCGGACCGTCGCTCATCCGCGCGGCGGCCAAGAATAGCGCGGCCGTGACAGTCGTCGTGGACCCCGCCGACTATGACCGTGTCCTGGCGGAATTCGAACGGGACGGCGATATCAGCGAAGCGACACGGCGTGAGCTGGCCGCCCGCGCGTTCCGGCATACAGCCGCGTACGACGCCTTCATTGCGGGGTGGTTCGGGGGGCAGCTGGGCGTCCGCTTCCCGGAGCAGCTCACGCTGACCTGGGACCGCCGGCAGGAACTCAGGTACGGCGAGAACCCACATCAGGCAGCCGCCCTCTACGTGGACCCCATCCCCGCAGCCGGATCAGTGACCGCGGCACAGCAGCTGAACGGCAAGGAGCTTTCCTTCAACAACATCGGCGATGCGGACGCGGCGCTCGCCTGTCTCACCGAGTTTTCCAAGGATATGCCGACCGTCGTCGCCGTCAAGCACGGCATCCCGTGCGGCGTCGGCACGGGTCCTGACCTGATGACGGCCTGGAGGAAAGCCCGGGACGGAGACCCGGTCTCGATCTTCGGAGGTGTCGTCGTAGCGAATGGGACGGTTGAAGCTCCGCTGGCCGCGGAGATGGCCGAGCTGTTCCTCGAGATCATCCTTGCCCCGGGGTACACAGAGGGCGCGCTCGACATCCTGCGGCGGAAGAAGAATCTGCGGGTTCTGCAAGTGACCGCGGCTACGCTGGGACAGGACGAGGTTGCGCTGCGTGACGTATGTGGCGGGCTCCTGGTGCAGAACCGGGACGCGCTGCTGCTGAAGGACGAACCGAGGGTTGTTACTGTGAGTCGACCGACCGCTGAGGAACAGGCGGACCTCCTGCTTGCCTGGCGGGTCGTGAAACACGTCAGGTCCAATGCCATCGTCCTGGTCAAAGGTGAGGGGACGATCGGCGTCGGCGGTGGTCAAACGAATCGCATCTGGGCATTGCAGAACGCTATTCGCCAGGCGACGACTCCTCCCCTGGGGGCGGTGCTGGCTTCAGACGGGTTCTTCCCCTTCGCGGATTCTGTCCAGGCAGCGGCCGCTGCAGGAATCCGTGCCATCATCCAGCCTGGGGGATCCGTCAGGGACGCGGAATCGATCGCGGCTGCAGACGAGGCCGGCATCGCGATGCTGTTCACAGATATGCGGCACTTCCAGCACTAG
- a CDS encoding aminopeptidase — protein sequence MTPEMLERFRMSFESDPVNRLAQNAVTRVSVHTAALNHEAATGMDHTFSVMLPSNEATAQEKSGRCWLFSGLNTFRTEAMKRLDVDKFELSQSYLMFWDKLEKASYFLESILSTLSEPTDGRLLMHLLSHPLQDGGQWDMFCALVAKYGVVPKAVMAETESSGNSAVMNAVITAKLREYAAELRRMAGTGDEEDVLRSRKEMMMGVIFRMLAIHLGTPPVEFFWQWRDKGGAFHRDGTVTPQEFFGRYVGVDLENKVCLINCPTPDKPMNHLYTIGYLGNVVEAKGIRYLNTPIELFKQAAIDMLVAGRPVWFGCDVGKFEERDLGILDPLIYEYDLVYGEGFMSDKAERILYGQSLMTHAMVLTGVDLDGDGHARKWRVENSWGDKLGDKGFMVMTDAWFDEYVYEVAVSRDYLPEDLASVLREEPTVLPPWDPMGALAAAL from the coding sequence ATGACGCCAGAGATGCTTGAGCGGTTCAGGATGTCATTTGAGAGCGACCCGGTCAACCGGCTGGCACAAAACGCTGTGACACGGGTGTCCGTGCATACTGCTGCCCTCAATCACGAGGCGGCGACCGGCATGGACCACACGTTCTCCGTGATGCTGCCGAGCAACGAGGCGACGGCTCAGGAGAAGAGTGGGCGCTGCTGGCTGTTCTCCGGCCTCAACACGTTCCGCACCGAGGCAATGAAGCGCCTTGATGTCGACAAGTTCGAGCTGTCGCAGAGCTACCTCATGTTCTGGGACAAGCTGGAGAAGGCCAGCTACTTCCTCGAGAGTATCCTTTCCACGCTGTCCGAGCCCACCGATGGGCGCCTGCTGATGCACCTCTTGAGCCACCCTCTGCAGGACGGCGGCCAGTGGGACATGTTCTGCGCCCTCGTGGCCAAGTACGGCGTCGTCCCGAAGGCAGTCATGGCCGAGACGGAGAGCAGCGGCAACTCAGCGGTCATGAACGCCGTCATCACGGCCAAGCTGCGAGAGTATGCCGCCGAACTGAGGCGGATGGCAGGTACTGGGGATGAAGAGGATGTCCTGCGCTCGCGCAAGGAGATGATGATGGGTGTGATCTTCCGCATGCTCGCCATCCATCTTGGTACACCGCCCGTCGAGTTCTTCTGGCAGTGGCGGGATAAGGGGGGTGCTTTCCACCGCGACGGTACCGTCACGCCACAGGAGTTTTTCGGGCGGTATGTCGGCGTGGACCTCGAGAACAAGGTCTGCCTCATCAACTGCCCGACGCCCGACAAGCCCATGAACCACCTGTACACGATCGGCTACCTGGGCAATGTCGTCGAGGCGAAGGGGATCCGGTATCTGAACACGCCCATCGAGCTTTTCAAGCAGGCCGCGATCGACATGCTGGTCGCCGGCCGGCCCGTGTGGTTCGGTTGCGACGTGGGCAAGTTCGAAGAACGGGACCTCGGCATCCTGGACCCGTTGATCTATGAGTACGACCTCGTTTACGGCGAGGGGTTCATGAGCGACAAGGCCGAGCGCATCCTGTATGGACAGAGTCTCATGACGCACGCCATGGTGCTGACGGGCGTTGACCTCGACGGCGATGGGCATGCGCGCAAGTGGCGTGTCGAGAACTCGTGGGGAGACAAACTCGGGGACAAGGGATTCATGGTCATGACGGACGCATGGTTCGACGAGTATGTGTACGAAGTCGCCGTCAGCAGGGACTACCTTCCCGAAGACTTGGCCTCTGTCCTGCGCGAAGAGCCGACGGTCCTGCCGCCGTGGGACCCGATGGGCGCCCTGGCTGCGGCCCTGTGA
- a CDS encoding nitroreductase — protein sequence MDTLEAIAARRSIRKFTERPVAPETVNAVLAAAILAPSGKNRQPWRFVVVAGDEKRAQMIRVMREGIADTKARGMETGTAIMTARVMERAPVTIFVFNPEGTHSWASHSVSQTFMEAVDTQSIGAAIQNMLLAAQDMGLGTLWMCDVWSAYQQLSAWLGASGQLVAAVALGYPAEHPDARPRRPLSEVVRWF from the coding sequence ATGGACACCTTGGAAGCGATAGCCGCACGGAGGAGCATCCGCAAGTTCACTGAGCGTCCTGTCGCCCCCGAGACCGTGAACGCGGTCCTCGCAGCGGCGATTCTCGCGCCGTCGGGAAAGAACCGTCAGCCATGGCGGTTCGTCGTGGTGGCGGGCGACGAGAAACGCGCGCAGATGATACGGGTGATGCGCGAGGGTATCGCAGACACCAAGGCCCGCGGGATGGAAACCGGCACGGCCATTATGACGGCGCGTGTCATGGAACGCGCTCCGGTGACGATCTTCGTCTTCAACCCGGAAGGTACGCATTCCTGGGCGTCGCACTCCGTCTCCCAGACGTTCATGGAAGCAGTAGACACGCAGTCCATCGGGGCGGCGATCCAGAACATGCTGCTGGCCGCGCAGGACATGGGACTGGGCACGCTCTGGATGTGTGACGTGTGGTCGGCATATCAGCAACTGTCAGCATGGCTGGGAGCATCGGGCCAGCTGGTCGCCGCGGTGGCGCTCGGGTACCCCGCTGAGCACCCCGACGCGCGTCCGAGGCGCCCCCTGTCCGAGGTCGTGCGCTGGTTCTAG
- a CDS encoding hydrolase, translating into MKPTRDEAYELLCKYNDSPALITHALAVEGAMRHFAHLLGEDEEKWGVVGLMHDIDYQMFPDQHCIKAGEILTERGVDEEYIHAIMSHGYGICSDVKPEHVMEKVLFTADELTGLINACAIMRPSRSVLDLELKSVMKKYKDHRFAAGVNREVIEKGAAMLNMDLDYVITETILGMREVADAIGLKGEL; encoded by the coding sequence TTGAAACCAACCAGAGACGAAGCGTATGAACTGTTGTGCAAGTACAACGATTCTCCCGCCCTCATTACCCATGCGTTGGCGGTCGAAGGCGCAATGCGGCATTTCGCGCATCTGTTGGGCGAGGATGAGGAAAAGTGGGGGGTTGTCGGACTGATGCATGATATCGATTATCAGATGTTCCCGGATCAGCACTGCATCAAGGCAGGGGAGATCTTGACGGAACGTGGCGTCGACGAGGAGTACATCCACGCGATCATGAGCCACGGGTATGGCATCTGTTCCGACGTGAAGCCGGAGCATGTCATGGAAAAGGTCCTGTTCACCGCGGATGAGTTGACAGGCCTCATCAATGCCTGCGCGATCATGAGACCGTCCAGAAGCGTCCTGGACCTCGAGCTGAAATCGGTCATGAAGAAGTACAAGGATCACAGGTTCGCCGCCGGTGTGAACAGGGAAGTCATCGAGAAGGGCGCTGCGATGCTGAACATGGATCTGGATTATGTCATAACGGAGACCATTCTCGGCATGAGAGAAGTCGCCGACGCCATCGGCCTCAAGGGGGAACTCTGA
- a CDS encoding GNAT family N-acetyltransferase, with the protein MDDFNIRYAVKEDNHQIFTFIKELAGYEKISDEYVVSEEVLFDSLFVKKSAEVLIGEVDHRPIGYALFFGNFPTSLGKAGIYIEDVFIEPEYRGHGYGKQFFKCIAGIAASRNCSRIEWVCLDWNEPSKKFYESLGAVPREGWLIYRLGEDRIRQLAQE; encoded by the coding sequence ATGGACGATTTCAACATCAGGTATGCTGTCAAGGAAGACAACCACCAGATCTTTACCTTCATCAAGGAATTGGCTGGCTACGAGAAGATATCGGATGAATATGTCGTCAGCGAGGAAGTACTGTTCGATTCTCTCTTTGTGAAAAAGAGCGCAGAGGTGTTGATTGGTGAAGTGGATCACCGACCAATAGGATATGCGCTGTTCTTTGGCAACTTTCCGACCTCTCTTGGGAAGGCGGGGATCTACATCGAAGACGTCTTCATAGAACCGGAATACCGGGGACATGGCTATGGAAAGCAGTTCTTCAAGTGCATTGCGGGGATCGCTGCCAGCAGGAATTGCTCGAGGATCGAATGGGTCTGCCTGGACTGGAACGAACCCTCCAAGAAATTCTACGAGAGTCTGGGCGCCGTGCCGAGAGAAGGATGGCTGATCTACAGATTGGGAGAAGATCGTATCAGGCAACTGGCACAGGAGTAG